Genomic DNA from Mycobacterium stomatepiae:
GGACGCGACGCGCGGGCTGGCCGATTGCGCGCCGGCGCGGCAGGGCTGCCCGGCCGCGGCCGCCCCCGCCTTCTCGGCGGCCAGCGGGATGGCGGTGCTCGGAGTCTGGCAGCCGGGCGCCCCGGCGGCGGGACTGGTGGGGCTCAAATACCACCGCGGGCAGACGCCCTTGCTGACCCGGGAGTGGGCCACCGACGCCGTCGGGGCCGGGGTGATTTCCAGCCCCGTGCTGTCGGCTAGCGGATCGACCGTCTACGTCAACGGCCGCGACCAACGGTTGTGGGCCCTGTCGGCCGCCGACGGGAAACCGAAGTGGTCCGCGCCGCTGGGATTCCTGGCCCAGACGCCGCCGGCGGTCACCCCGGAGGGCCTGATCGTGTCGGGCGGTGGACCGGATACCCGGCTGGTGGCCTTCAAGGATGCCGGCGACCACGGCGACCAGGTCTGGCGCCGCGACGACATCACCCCGTTGTCGTCGTCGGGCCTGGCCAGTTCCGGCGTCGGTTACGCGGTGGTGAGCGGGCCGCCGCACGACGACGCCCCCGGCATGTCACTGCTGGTGTTCGACCCCGGCAACGGCCACACGATCAATAGCTATCCGCTACCCGCGGCCACCGGCTACCCCGTCGGCATCGCGATCGGCACCGACCGCCGGGTGGTGGCCGCCACCAGCGATGGTCAGGTCTACGGCTTCGCCCCGGTCTGAGCCCGCTAGACAGCCAGGGTCTGAGCCGCTAGACAGCCAGCGGAGGGATCGCGTTGCGCGGCACCTGGGCCTGGCAGGGGCCGGCCAATGCGGGCAGCATCTCCCCGGGCGCGAAGTAGAAGATCAGCTGGTCGTCGGTGATGGCGAAGTTCTGATAGTGCGATGGGTCGCGGCCCGACGACGGCAAGATCGCGGCGCCGAGCGCGTTCTGGCGTTCTAGGTCGGCCTTGACCAGCGGGAAGATCGCCTCCAGTGGCGACGTGTTGGGGACGAACAGATTGTCAAAGGTGATCGGCTGCTTGGTGCCCAGGTTGTAGTTGAACGCCTTGTACCAAGTGGACGTGTGCGATCCGCCGACGTCCTGGAAGAACTTGAGCACCACGCTGCGGGTGTTGTGCGGCGGCTGACCGGCGAAGTGCTGTTCGCTGGTCGCCTCCAATTGGTAGGGCTGGTCGCGCGGGCCGGTGGTCTGCGCGACGGAGAGGAATCCGTCGCGGTTCTGCGTGACGTAGTCGGTCAGCGGCTGCGGGTCCGGGTAGTCAGCCGGAAACGTGATGTTCAGCGTGTACGTCGCGCCGGTCGTACGGATGTGGCACATTTGCCCGGCCTCGAGGGTGCCGCCCACGCCGGCACACGATGGCGGTTCGGCGGCAGCCGGCCAGCCCAGCAGAACCATGGTGAACAGCACCGCGGCCGCGATCAGATAACGCATGACTTGATTGTCCTCGTCGACGTAAAAGGCGAGGTCCCCCGGAAAGTGACCGCCGACAGCGTACAGGGCACTACCGCGACGGGCGGCACGCATACGCCGTCGCACGCCCGGCGACCCCGGTGCCGATGCGGGCGATGACCACCGACAGCGGCTGGCTACCGCGCGGCCGCAGCCGTCGCCGCAACGCGTCGGGGTCGACTCGTACCCCGCGCACCAGGATCTCCAGCGCCCCGCAATCGCGCGCCGACAGGGCGTGGCGAAGCCGCCGCTCGTCGAACTCCAGCTGCTCGAGCACCTCGAAGCCGCGCACGTCCGGCGGCAGCCGGTCGCCGGACAGGTAGGCGATGTCGGGGTCGAGCTGCCACAGCCCATGCCGCGCGCCGTAATGGCGCACCAGCCCGGCCCGAACCACGGCGCCGTCCGGGTCGACGATCCATCGCCCGGCCGGGGCCACCGGACAGTCGTCGGGATCGGCGTCGGTAAGCTGTTCGCCGCGTTCCAGGATGCTGGCGCGGCGGCGAACGCCCGGCTCGGCCAGGCGGCCCGACCACAGGCACGCTTCCCGCACCGAGCCCTGATACGACGTCAGCTCGATTTCGCCGTCGAAGCCGAGTCGTCCGAGTTGGTCGAAATCGATTCCGGGAGCGCACTTTACGACGAGTTCGCGGCCTCGATAGCAGTCGAACAACTCCCCAGGCCCGGTTGGTAGTCGGCCGGGTTGAAGCGGCGTCGACCGCCGCTGCGGCGCGCCGGGTCGACGATCACCACCGCGTCACGAGTCACCGGGTGCAGGGCGTCGGCGCGGCACAGACCGGCGCCCGGGCCCAGGTTGTGGGCCGCCATCGCCAGCCGCACCGGGTCGATATCGCTGCCCAGCGCTTGGACCCCCGCGTCGCGCAGCGCGGCCACTTCGGTGCCGATCGAACAGGTCGCATCGTGAACGAGCGCCCCGGC
This window encodes:
- a CDS encoding outer membrane protein assembly factor BamB family protein → MVLAAVLAIGLGGCGNTDAWVEAAPAPGWSAQYADAANSSYTATAGANKLSLQWTRSVKGSLGAGPGLGSSSYLALNAQTPAGCSLMEWENNDNGRQRWCVRLFQGGGIAGPLFDGFDNLYVGQPGAFLSFPVTQWTRWRQPVIGMPSTPRFLADGQLLVTTHLGQVLVFDAHRGMVVGSPLDLVDGIDPTDATRGLADCAPARQGCPAAAAPAFSAASGMAVLGVWQPGAPAAGLVGLKYHRGQTPLLTREWATDAVGAGVISSPVLSASGSTVYVNGRDQRLWALSAADGKPKWSAPLGFLAQTPPAVTPEGLIVSGGGPDTRLVAFKDAGDHGDQVWRRDDITPLSSSGLASSGVGYAVVSGPPHDDAPGMSLLVFDPGNGHTINSYPLPAATGYPVGIAIGTDRRVVAATSDGQVYGFAPV
- a CDS encoding esterase is translated as MRYLIAAAVLFTMVLLGWPAAAEPPSCAGVGGTLEAGQMCHIRTTGATYTLNITFPADYPDPQPLTDYVTQNRDGFLSVAQTTGPRDQPYQLEATSEQHFAGQPPHNTRSVVLKFFQDVGGSHTSTWYKAFNYNLGTKQPITFDNLFVPNTSPLEAIFPLVKADLERQNALGAAILPSSGRDPSHYQNFAITDDQLIFYFAPGEMLPALAGPCQAQVPRNAIPPLAV